One genomic window of Planctomonas sp. JC2975 includes the following:
- a CDS encoding aldehyde dehydrogenase family protein: MTSDDIAGIVAERRRAFDTGITKPLKWRRAQLEGIRRMLTERSAEWEAALAADLHRPPTETHLADINVVLSEIAHALKHLRRWAAPKRVALPMALQPGRGYVLREPLGVVLVISPWNYPVQLLLGPVVAALAAGNAVVMKPSELAPATSAAFAKLVPQYLDARAVAVVEGAVPETTALLEQRFDHIFYTGGARVGRIVARAAAEHLTPISLELGGKSPLYVDDSVDLAAAAKRIAWGKFLNAGQTCVAPDYLLATKPVAAKLVPLIGDAVAELYGSDAQASGDYSRIVNPARFRVLDAMLADGTVAVGGGTDADDKYIAPTVLTEVAEDAPVMQEEIFGPILPVIEVDGHEDAVRRIAAREKPLALYVFSNRDDVRKAFLRGTSSGAVGFNVAVVQQTVIGLPFGGVGESGMGRYRGEAGFTTFSNEKAVLSKPLAPESLTMIFPPYTKRTDGFVRGMLRKLS, translated from the coding sequence ATGACTTCTGACGACATCGCAGGCATCGTGGCCGAGCGACGGCGGGCATTCGACACCGGGATCACCAAGCCGCTGAAGTGGCGGAGGGCACAGCTCGAGGGCATCCGCCGCATGCTCACCGAGCGTTCGGCGGAGTGGGAGGCGGCGCTCGCCGCCGACCTGCACCGTCCGCCGACCGAGACCCACCTCGCCGACATCAACGTCGTACTGAGCGAGATCGCTCACGCGCTGAAGCACCTGCGCCGCTGGGCTGCACCGAAACGGGTGGCGCTTCCGATGGCTCTCCAGCCCGGTCGTGGCTACGTGCTGCGCGAGCCGCTCGGCGTCGTGCTGGTGATCTCGCCGTGGAACTATCCGGTTCAGCTCCTGCTCGGGCCGGTGGTCGCCGCGCTTGCGGCCGGCAACGCCGTGGTCATGAAGCCCAGCGAGCTCGCGCCGGCCACATCCGCCGCGTTCGCAAAGCTCGTCCCGCAGTATCTGGATGCCCGCGCCGTCGCCGTCGTGGAGGGCGCGGTTCCCGAGACCACGGCGCTGCTTGAACAGCGCTTCGACCACATCTTCTACACGGGCGGAGCCCGCGTCGGACGGATCGTCGCCCGCGCCGCCGCGGAACACCTCACGCCGATCTCGCTCGAGCTCGGCGGCAAGTCCCCGTTGTACGTCGACGACTCGGTCGACCTCGCGGCAGCAGCGAAGCGGATCGCCTGGGGCAAGTTCCTGAACGCCGGCCAGACCTGCGTCGCGCCCGACTATCTCCTGGCGACGAAACCGGTCGCCGCCAAGCTCGTGCCGCTCATCGGTGATGCCGTCGCTGAGCTCTACGGCTCCGACGCGCAGGCATCGGGCGACTACTCGCGCATCGTGAACCCGGCGAGGTTCCGGGTGCTCGATGCGATGCTGGCCGACGGCACCGTCGCCGTCGGCGGCGGAACGGACGCCGACGACAAGTACATCGCCCCGACCGTGCTCACCGAGGTGGCCGAAGACGCTCCGGTGATGCAGGAGGAGATCTTCGGGCCGATCCTCCCCGTGATCGAAGTGGACGGGCACGAGGATGCCGTGCGTCGCATCGCCGCGCGCGAGAAACCGCTCGCGCTGTACGTGTTCTCGAACCGTGATGACGTGCGCAAGGCGTTCCTGCGGGGCACGTCCTCCGGTGCTGTCGGCTTCAATGTGGCCGTGGTGCAGCAGACCGTGATCGGCCTGCCGTTCGGCGGCGTCGGCGAGAGCGGAATGGGGCGCTATCGGGGTGAGGCCGGGTTCACGACGTTCAGCAACGAGAAGGCTGTGCTCAGCAAGCCGCTCGCTCCGGAGTCGCTCACGATGATTTTCCCGCCGTACACGAAGCGGACCGACGGCTTCGTGCGAGGGATGCTCCGCAAGCTGTCCTGA
- a CDS encoding amino acid transporter: protein MAAPSQGPHAESVEKTHSWWRVMCLTGLDYFSTLGYQPGIAALAAGLISPLATIVLVALTLLGALPVYRRVAKESFRGSGSIAMLERLLPWWAGKLFVLVLLGFAATDFMITITLSAADGAAHAIENPLAPAWMHGGNVPVTLILIILLGAVFLMGFSEAIGVATVLVGVYLALNVVVVAVALGQVAERPMEVTDWWAALTATHGDPLLVVGIALLVFPKLALGLSGFETGVAVMPQIKGDPTDTPDKPAGRIRGAGRLLTTAAIIMSCFLITSSFVTTILIPQKEFQPGGAANGRALAFLAHEYLGPVFGTVYDISTIAILWFAGASAMAGLLNLVPRYLPRYGMAPQWARAIRPLVVVFTLIAFLITWIFDANVDRQGGAYATGVLVLITSAAVAVALSAWRKRQRWRLIAFFVIAAVFVYTTIDNIVERPDGVRIAAWFILGIILVSILSRVRRSFQLRATSVRLSLTAAGFVSEDAEEFGTIRIVSHEPDVDTVQEYAQKSKDERRFAHIPQGSPIIFLEVLPRDSSDFEEDLEVVGVAKHGYRVLQVTSANVPNTIAAVLLQIRDETGVVPEIYFEWTEGNPVSNMLRFLVTGTGEVAPVTREVLRETEPDTKRRPHVHVS from the coding sequence ATGGCCGCACCCAGCCAGGGACCGCACGCCGAGTCTGTCGAGAAGACCCACTCGTGGTGGCGAGTTATGTGCCTGACCGGTCTCGACTACTTCTCGACCCTCGGATACCAGCCGGGCATTGCGGCTCTTGCGGCCGGCCTCATCTCGCCGCTGGCCACGATCGTGCTCGTCGCCCTGACACTTCTCGGCGCCCTGCCCGTGTACCGACGGGTGGCGAAGGAGAGCTTCCGCGGATCCGGCTCGATCGCGATGCTCGAGCGCCTGCTGCCGTGGTGGGCTGGCAAGCTCTTCGTTCTCGTGCTGCTCGGATTCGCGGCAACCGACTTCATGATCACCATCACGCTGTCTGCCGCGGACGGCGCAGCGCACGCCATCGAGAATCCACTCGCTCCGGCCTGGATGCACGGCGGCAACGTGCCGGTGACGCTCATCCTGATCATCCTGCTGGGCGCCGTCTTCCTGATGGGCTTCTCCGAGGCGATCGGCGTGGCCACCGTTCTCGTCGGCGTGTACCTGGCGCTGAACGTCGTGGTGGTCGCCGTCGCGCTCGGTCAGGTGGCCGAGCGTCCGATGGAGGTGACGGACTGGTGGGCCGCCCTCACGGCGACCCACGGCGATCCGCTGCTCGTGGTGGGCATAGCACTGCTGGTCTTCCCGAAGCTCGCGCTCGGCCTGTCCGGATTCGAGACGGGCGTCGCGGTCATGCCGCAGATCAAGGGCGATCCGACGGACACCCCTGACAAGCCGGCCGGACGGATCCGCGGTGCGGGACGTCTCCTCACCACGGCCGCCATCATCATGAGCTGCTTCCTCATCACGTCGAGCTTCGTGACGACGATCCTCATTCCGCAGAAGGAGTTCCAGCCGGGAGGCGCGGCGAACGGGCGGGCCCTTGCCTTCCTCGCGCACGAGTACCTGGGTCCGGTGTTCGGCACCGTGTACGACATCTCGACCATCGCGATCCTGTGGTTCGCCGGAGCCTCAGCGATGGCCGGGCTGCTCAACCTCGTGCCGCGCTACCTGCCCCGCTACGGGATGGCACCGCAGTGGGCACGCGCCATCCGCCCCCTTGTGGTCGTCTTCACGCTGATCGCGTTCCTCATCACGTGGATCTTCGACGCCAACGTCGATCGTCAGGGCGGCGCGTACGCAACGGGCGTGCTCGTGCTGATCACGTCGGCCGCCGTCGCCGTCGCGCTCTCCGCGTGGCGCAAGCGTCAGCGTTGGCGCCTGATCGCCTTCTTCGTGATCGCCGCCGTGTTCGTCTACACGACGATCGACAACATCGTCGAACGCCCTGACGGCGTGCGGATCGCGGCCTGGTTCATCCTCGGGATCATCCTGGTCTCGATCCTGTCGCGGGTGCGCCGGTCGTTCCAGCTTCGTGCGACTTCTGTGCGCCTGAGCCTCACGGCGGCGGGATTCGTCTCCGAAGACGCGGAGGAGTTCGGCACCATCCGGATCGTCTCGCACGAGCCCGACGTCGACACCGTGCAGGAGTACGCCCAGAAGAGCAAGGACGAGCGACGTTTCGCGCACATTCCGCAGGGCTCGCCCATCATCTTCCTCGAGGTGCTGCCCCGCGATTCCTCGGACTTCGAGGAAGACCTCGAGGTCGTCGGCGTGGCCAAGCACGGCTATCGCGTGCTGCAGGTCACGAGCGCGAACGTGCCGAACACCATCGCTGCCGTTCTGCTGCAGATCCGCGACGAGACGGGGGTCGTGCCCGAGATCTACTTCGAGTGGACTGAGGGCAATCCGGTCTCGAACATGCTGCGCTTCCTCGTCACCGGCACGGGCGAGGTGGCGCCGGTCACCCGTGAGGTGCTGCGCGAGACCGAGCCCGACACGAAGAGACGCCCGCACGTGCACGTAAGTTGA
- a CDS encoding inorganic phosphate transporter produces the protein MEFTLIVVLVIVLALFFDFTNGFHDTANAMATPIATGAMKPKIAVALAAVLNLVGAFLSTEVAKTISSGLIKEGDGGVQITPTMIFAGLVGAIIWNLVTWLYGLPSSSSHALFGGLIGAAIVGAGFASVDYVVLLDKVILPALLSPAIAGLVAFGATRLAYAITRRYDNLPDGRAGFRFAQIFSSSLVALAHGTNDAQKTMGVITLVLISAGVLAPGSNPPVAVIAACALAIAIGTYTGGWRIIRTLGKGLTDVKPAQGFAAETSTAATILASSHLGFALSTTQVASGSVIGSGLGRRGSSVRWGTAGRIGLGWLMTLPAAAIVGAITAFIGLLGPVGVAIDLVVAVAVIVLIFALSRRNNVHAHNAFEGVSEVAESGRVVKIRKVKPKDARRSAA, from the coding sequence GTGGAGTTCACCCTGATCGTCGTGCTGGTGATCGTGCTGGCGCTCTTCTTCGATTTCACCAACGGCTTTCACGACACCGCCAACGCGATGGCGACGCCGATCGCCACCGGCGCGATGAAGCCGAAGATCGCCGTCGCACTCGCCGCGGTGCTCAATCTGGTCGGCGCGTTCCTGTCCACCGAGGTGGCGAAGACCATCTCGAGCGGCCTCATCAAGGAGGGCGACGGCGGCGTGCAGATCACGCCGACGATGATCTTCGCCGGACTGGTCGGCGCAATCATCTGGAATCTCGTCACGTGGCTGTACGGACTGCCATCGTCCTCCAGTCATGCGCTGTTCGGCGGACTGATCGGCGCCGCCATCGTCGGCGCCGGATTCGCGTCGGTGGACTACGTCGTGCTGCTCGACAAGGTGATCCTGCCCGCTCTGCTCTCACCTGCGATCGCCGGCCTGGTCGCCTTCGGCGCCACCCGCCTCGCCTACGCGATCACGAGGCGGTACGACAATCTTCCCGACGGCCGCGCCGGATTCCGCTTCGCCCAGATCTTCTCGTCGTCACTGGTGGCGCTGGCGCACGGAACGAACGACGCGCAGAAGACCATGGGCGTCATCACGCTCGTGCTCATCTCGGCCGGGGTGCTCGCTCCCGGGTCGAATCCGCCGGTCGCCGTCATCGCGGCGTGCGCCCTGGCCATCGCGATCGGCACCTACACGGGCGGATGGCGCATCATCCGCACGCTCGGCAAGGGCCTGACCGATGTGAAGCCCGCTCAGGGCTTCGCGGCAGAGACGAGCACGGCGGCGACCATCCTTGCCTCATCGCACCTCGGATTCGCGCTGTCGACCACGCAGGTGGCATCCGGTTCCGTGATCGGATCCGGCCTCGGGCGCCGCGGCTCCAGCGTGCGCTGGGGCACGGCAGGCCGCATCGGTCTCGGCTGGCTCATGACCCTTCCAGCAGCCGCGATCGTCGGTGCCATCACCGCCTTCATCGGACTTCTCGGCCCTGTCGGCGTCGCGATCGACCTCGTGGTGGCGGTGGCTGTCATCGTGCTGATCTTCGCCCTCTCGCGGCGCAACAACGTGCACGCCCACAACGCCTTCGAGGGCGTCAGCGAGGTCGCGGAGTCCGGCCGCGTCGTCAAGATCCGCAAGGTCAAGCCGAAGGACGCGAGACGGAGCGCAGCATGA
- a CDS encoding NCS2 family permease has product MSQSATETTTEAPPAGRLNTFFEISKRGSSWWQEVRGGLVTFVTMAYIIVLNPIILSGSPDVDHHKLQFTAVAAVTALTAGVMTILFGLIARLPFAFAAGLGINSFLAVSVVGQVTWPEAMGLVVIDGVIIVILSATGLRRLIFDAVPYSLKIAITVGIGLFIAFIGLVDAGFVTTTKLSSPPIGLGLAGSIGTIPTVVFVLTLLITGVLVARKIKGAILIGLVSGTILAVVAQLIWHLGAQPKDASGWNLNIPEITNWVSLPDFSLVGQVSFDFSKLGALTAIMLIFTLVFSNFFDAMGTMTGLSKEAGLANDDGTFPRLRSALIVEGVGAVAGGLTSSSSNTVFIESGAGIGEGARTGFSNVVTGGLFLLAMFFTPIAQIVPSEVAAAALVIVGALMMSQIRSIDLSDFSVLLPVFMTVIVMPLTYSIANGIGAGFITWVIVQAFSGKVRSISPLLWVVAAGFAIYFARGPIESLFPH; this is encoded by the coding sequence ATGTCCCAATCCGCCACCGAAACGACAACTGAGGCGCCGCCGGCCGGACGCCTCAACACGTTCTTCGAGATCTCGAAACGCGGATCCTCCTGGTGGCAGGAGGTGCGCGGCGGACTCGTCACCTTCGTGACGATGGCGTACATCATCGTGCTGAACCCGATCATCCTGTCCGGCAGCCCCGACGTGGATCACCACAAGCTGCAGTTCACGGCCGTCGCCGCGGTCACCGCGCTGACGGCGGGCGTGATGACCATCTTGTTCGGCCTCATCGCGCGACTGCCGTTCGCGTTCGCGGCCGGCCTCGGCATCAACTCGTTCCTCGCGGTGAGCGTCGTCGGACAGGTCACCTGGCCGGAGGCCATGGGACTCGTGGTGATCGACGGCGTGATCATCGTCATCCTGTCGGCGACCGGTCTGCGACGGCTGATCTTCGACGCCGTCCCGTACTCGCTGAAGATCGCGATCACCGTCGGTATCGGTCTTTTCATCGCCTTCATCGGGCTGGTGGATGCGGGATTCGTGACCACCACGAAGCTCTCGTCCCCGCCGATCGGCCTCGGCCTCGCGGGATCGATCGGGACCATCCCGACAGTCGTCTTCGTGCTCACGCTCCTGATCACGGGCGTGCTGGTGGCGCGCAAGATCAAGGGCGCCATCCTCATCGGCCTCGTCTCCGGCACCATCCTGGCGGTCGTCGCCCAGCTCATCTGGCACCTCGGTGCGCAGCCGAAGGACGCGTCGGGCTGGAACCTGAACATCCCCGAGATCACCAACTGGGTTTCGCTGCCCGACTTCAGCCTGGTCGGACAGGTGAGCTTCGACTTCAGCAAGCTCGGCGCGCTGACGGCGATCATGCTGATTTTCACCCTGGTGTTCAGCAACTTCTTCGATGCCATGGGCACCATGACCGGTCTGTCGAAGGAGGCGGGCCTCGCGAACGACGATGGGACGTTCCCGCGTCTGCGCAGCGCCCTGATCGTCGAGGGTGTCGGAGCCGTCGCCGGTGGTTTGACGTCGAGTTCGTCCAACACGGTCTTCATCGAGTCCGGCGCCGGCATCGGCGAAGGCGCTCGCACGGGCTTCTCGAACGTGGTCACGGGCGGGCTGTTCCTGTTGGCGATGTTCTTCACCCCGATCGCCCAGATCGTGCCGTCCGAGGTGGCAGCGGCCGCACTGGTCATCGTCGGTGCGCTGATGATGTCCCAGATCCGCAGCATCGACCTCTCCGACTTCTCTGTGCTGCTGCCTGTGTTCATGACGGTGATCGTCATGCCGCTGACGTACTCCATCGCCAACGGCATCGGTGCCGGGTTCATTACCTGGGTCATCGTGCAGGCGTTCTCCGGCAAGGTGCGCTCGATCAGCCCGCTGCTCTGGGTCGTGGCCGCCGGCTTCGCGATCTACTTCGCCCGCGGCCCGATCGAGTCCCTGTTCCCGCATTGA
- a CDS encoding methyltransferase domain-containing protein has product MTDHGHPSTEGTPEAAPPEAVARETVEDIARMFDGRAATYDESAFHRALAAETVRFALADDAPDAQGTPEVHRVLDIATGTGLVLRALPSTVTRRCGVDVSAGMLAVARAELPEAELVQTDASGELPFPAGSFDLITCVTAFHLIAGPPEALRSWRGLLAPGGRVVVAVFRTDAADEVPEVAAALARGAERHAHGAHDHLHRRTGTPAALAGIAETAGFRLTRSETWMMPDPFQVCLVAELVPAD; this is encoded by the coding sequence ATGACGGATCACGGCCACCCGAGCACCGAGGGCACGCCGGAGGCCGCGCCGCCGGAAGCCGTGGCACGGGAGACCGTTGAGGACATCGCGCGCATGTTCGACGGGCGTGCAGCCACGTACGACGAGTCGGCTTTCCATCGCGCCCTCGCAGCCGAGACGGTGCGCTTCGCACTGGCGGATGACGCGCCCGACGCGCAAGGCACGCCCGAGGTGCACCGCGTGCTCGACATCGCGACGGGCACGGGCCTGGTGCTCAGGGCGCTTCCGTCGACCGTCACGCGTCGCTGCGGCGTCGACGTCTCCGCTGGGATGCTCGCCGTGGCCCGCGCCGAGCTCCCGGAGGCGGAACTGGTGCAGACGGATGCGTCGGGTGAGCTGCCGTTCCCCGCCGGATCCTTCGACCTGATCACGTGCGTGACGGCGTTCCACCTCATAGCGGGCCCGCCGGAAGCCCTCCGCAGCTGGCGCGGTCTCCTCGCGCCCGGCGGACGCGTCGTGGTGGCGGTGTTCCGTACCGATGCCGCCGACGAGGTCCCAGAGGTCGCAGCTGCCCTTGCGCGCGGTGCTGAGCGCCACGCGCACGGCGCGCACGACCATCTGCACCGCCGGACGGGGACCCCGGCCGCCCTCGCAGGGATCGCCGAGACCGCCGGTTTCCGGCTGACGCGCTCGGAGACCTGGATGATGCCGGATCCGTTCCAGGTGTGCCTCGTCGCGGAGCTCGTGCCGGCGGACTGA
- a CDS encoding alpha-hydroxy-acid oxidizing protein gives MTESAGRARQSEIYLDGVLGRIPRVPVSYPRLVKAAKRAMSKEAFAYVAGSAGLETTASANRRAFGRHRIVPRVLKDVGTRDPTVELFGTRRSTPLYLAPIGVLDLAHADADTGAARAGAGLGIPVALSTQASTPMERVTSAIRGAEAWYQLYWSSSRELTESLVRRAEASGCEALLVTLDTHLLGWRPRDLDLGFLPFARGRGIAQYTSDPVFMRLVNGRIAATQARPRPKVTPQAVRTLVEMSSRTPGSLAHNLRSPVPRAAVETFLDLFADPTLTWPDLTWLRSITNLPIVLKGVLHPDDARGALDSGVDGIIVSNHGGRQVDGAVAALDALPNIVDVVSGRIPVLFDSGVRSGADVFVALALGASAVGIGRPYVYGLAAGGEAGARDVLRNILAEFDITMALAGCTTIAEITRDTLAPG, from the coding sequence ATGACGGAGTCAGCCGGCCGCGCGCGACAGTCCGAGATCTACCTCGACGGCGTTCTCGGACGGATTCCGCGGGTACCCGTCTCGTATCCGCGCCTGGTCAAGGCGGCGAAGCGCGCCATGTCGAAGGAGGCGTTCGCGTACGTGGCCGGATCCGCCGGCCTCGAGACCACGGCGAGCGCCAACCGTCGCGCGTTCGGAAGGCACAGGATCGTGCCCCGCGTGCTCAAGGATGTCGGGACCCGCGATCCGACCGTCGAGCTCTTCGGCACGCGCAGGTCGACGCCGTTGTACCTCGCACCGATCGGCGTGCTCGACCTGGCGCATGCGGATGCCGACACGGGGGCCGCTCGAGCCGGCGCCGGCCTGGGCATCCCCGTCGCACTTTCCACCCAGGCGTCGACGCCGATGGAGCGGGTGACCTCCGCCATCCGCGGTGCCGAGGCGTGGTATCAGCTGTACTGGAGCTCGTCGCGCGAGCTCACCGAGAGCCTCGTGCGACGAGCGGAGGCGAGCGGATGCGAGGCGCTGCTCGTCACGCTGGACACGCACCTTCTCGGCTGGCGCCCGCGGGATCTCGACCTCGGATTCCTCCCGTTCGCGCGCGGCCGCGGCATCGCCCAGTACACGAGCGATCCGGTCTTCATGCGCCTGGTGAACGGGCGGATCGCCGCGACCCAGGCGCGACCCCGGCCGAAGGTCACGCCGCAGGCAGTGCGCACGCTCGTCGAGATGTCCTCGCGCACGCCCGGGTCACTCGCCCACAACCTCCGATCACCCGTGCCGCGCGCGGCGGTCGAGACGTTCCTCGACCTGTTCGCGGATCCGACCCTCACCTGGCCGGACCTGACGTGGCTCCGCTCCATCACGAACCTGCCGATCGTGCTCAAGGGCGTGCTGCATCCGGACGACGCGAGGGGCGCCCTGGACTCCGGCGTGGACGGCATCATCGTGTCGAATCACGGCGGACGCCAGGTCGACGGCGCAGTCGCCGCGCTGGATGCCCTGCCGAACATCGTCGACGTCGTCTCCGGACGCATCCCGGTGCTGTTCGACAGCGGGGTGCGTTCGGGAGCCGACGTGTTCGTGGCGCTCGCCCTCGGAGCATCCGCGGTCGGGATCGGCCGCCCATACGTCTACGGGCTGGCCGCCGGCGGCGAGGCGGGTGCCAGGGACGTGCTACGCAACATCCTCGCCGAGTTCGACATCACCATGGCGCTGGCGGGATGCACGACCATCGCCGAGATCACCCGCGACACGCTCGCTCCCGGCTGA
- a CDS encoding peptidase, with translation MIDWIAFLLVAAAALLSACIVVSLYALGLRMLSTAGKAPNVTPAEFTDAITIVTPTEAAAEAKRIKKAAKRNPLTPLQKRLALIVAYVCFVLCGAVVLFGIYLIVPALHQ, from the coding sequence ATGATCGACTGGATCGCCTTCCTCCTCGTCGCCGCTGCGGCGCTGCTGTCTGCGTGCATCGTCGTCTCGCTCTACGCGCTCGGGCTGCGGATGCTCTCTACGGCCGGCAAGGCGCCGAACGTCACCCCCGCCGAGTTCACCGACGCGATCACCATCGTCACTCCGACCGAGGCTGCGGCGGAGGCCAAGCGCATCAAGAAGGCGGCGAAGCGCAACCCGCTGACGCCGTTGCAGAAGCGTCTTGCGCTGATCGTCGCCTACGTGTGCTTCGTGCTGTGCGGTGCCGTCGTGCTCTTCGGTATCTACCTCATCGTCCCGGCGCTGCACCAGTAG
- a CDS encoding solute carrier family 23 protein: MATLWTLHGDGKTIRPETVVAPDERLTWPRTIGIGAQHVVAMFGATFLVPLLTHFPPSTTLLFSGIGTIGFLLITRNRLPSYLGSSFAFIAPITAATASHGMGGALFGILAVGVLLAIVGAIVMLTGTGWIDALMPPIVAGAIVALIGFNLAPTAVANFSTSPLVAIITLAVIILCTVIFRGMLGRMSIFVGVVVGYVAAVLLGQVDFTPVAKAAWIGLPTFSLPANPFANAALWGLLPVFLPVVLVLIAENVGHIRAVAQMTGKDVNVLTGRALFADGLATTLAGFFGGSGTTTYGENIGVMAATKVYSTAAYWVAGIVAVLLGLSPKVGAVLNTIPAGVLGGATLALYGLIGVVGIKIWLDNHVDFSKPKNQFTAAVALVIGVGNLTWVIGNPKSGILLGGIVLGTVAAIVIYHLMNAIGRWRGTD, from the coding sequence ATGGCGACCCTGTGGACTCTGCACGGCGACGGCAAGACGATCAGGCCGGAGACCGTCGTGGCGCCGGACGAACGGCTCACCTGGCCGCGCACGATCGGCATCGGCGCGCAGCATGTCGTCGCCATGTTCGGTGCGACCTTCCTCGTGCCGTTGCTGACGCACTTCCCGCCGTCCACCACTCTGCTGTTCTCGGGCATCGGAACCATCGGGTTCCTCCTGATCACCCGCAACAGGCTCCCCAGCTATCTCGGATCCTCGTTCGCATTCATCGCGCCGATCACGGCCGCGACCGCGAGCCACGGAATGGGCGGGGCGCTCTTCGGGATCCTGGCCGTCGGCGTCCTCCTCGCCATCGTCGGCGCCATCGTGATGCTCACCGGTACGGGATGGATCGACGCGCTGATGCCACCCATCGTCGCCGGCGCGATCGTGGCGCTCATCGGTTTCAACCTGGCTCCGACCGCCGTCGCGAACTTCAGCACGTCACCGCTGGTGGCGATCATCACCCTCGCCGTGATCATCCTGTGCACGGTGATCTTCCGCGGGATGCTCGGGCGCATGTCGATCTTCGTCGGCGTGGTCGTCGGGTACGTCGCGGCCGTCCTGCTCGGTCAGGTCGACTTCACGCCGGTGGCGAAGGCCGCCTGGATCGGTCTGCCCACGTTCTCTCTTCCGGCGAACCCCTTCGCGAATGCCGCACTCTGGGGCCTCCTGCCCGTCTTCCTCCCCGTCGTACTCGTGCTCATCGCCGAGAACGTCGGACACATCCGCGCCGTGGCTCAGATGACCGGCAAGGATGTCAACGTGCTCACCGGACGCGCGCTCTTCGCCGACGGCCTCGCCACCACTCTCGCCGGGTTCTTCGGAGGTTCCGGAACGACCACCTACGGCGAGAACATCGGCGTGATGGCGGCCACCAAGGTGTATTCCACTGCGGCGTACTGGGTGGCCGGAATCGTCGCCGTGTTGCTCGGCCTCTCCCCCAAGGTCGGCGCCGTGCTGAACACCATCCCCGCCGGGGTGCTGGGCGGTGCGACACTCGCGCTGTACGGGCTCATCGGCGTCGTCGGCATCAAGATCTGGCTCGACAACCACGTGGATTTCTCGAAGCCGAAGAACCAGTTCACCGCCGCCGTCGCGCTCGTCATCGGCGTTGGCAACCTGACCTGGGTCATCGGCAACCCGAAGAGCGGCATCCTGCTCGGCGGAATCGTGCTCGGAACCGTCGCCGCCATCGTGATCTACCACCTGATGAACGCGATCGGACGCTGGCGCGGCACGGACTGA